A portion of the Phycisphaerales bacterium genome contains these proteins:
- the tmk gene encoding dTMP kinase gives MPPAPPPWLGRLKGRFLVFEGPDGSGKSTQLRMLEAMLKDAAIQVETVREPGGTAAGEAIRDVLLDHRQAEMDVRCEMLLYMASRAQLVAERIAPALAKGRVVLADRFVASTLAYQGVAGGLSIDDILAVARVVTHGAEPVGEPDLNLVFDVDEATAAGRLGLLLDRMEAKGAAFHARVRRGYLAQVEGDMAAHGGPGKDRYARIDATRPPEAVFADVLDTLAARFG, from the coding sequence ATGCCGCCCGCACCTCCACCCTGGCTCGGTCGCCTCAAGGGCCGCTTCCTCGTCTTCGAGGGGCCCGATGGCTCGGGCAAGAGCACCCAGCTGCGCATGCTCGAGGCCATGCTCAAGGACGCGGCCATCCAGGTCGAGACCGTCCGCGAGCCGGGGGGCACCGCCGCAGGCGAGGCCATCCGCGACGTCCTGCTCGACCATCGCCAGGCCGAGATGGACGTCCGCTGCGAGATGCTGCTGTACATGGCAAGCCGGGCCCAGCTCGTCGCCGAGCGCATCGCCCCGGCCCTGGCCAAGGGCAGGGTCGTCCTGGCCGACCGCTTCGTCGCCAGCACGCTGGCCTACCAGGGGGTCGCCGGCGGGCTGAGCATCGACGACATCCTGGCCGTCGCCCGGGTCGTCACGCACGGGGCCGAGCCGGTGGGCGAGCCGGACCTGAACCTGGTCTTCGACGTCGACGAGGCCACCGCCGCGGGCCGCCTGGGCCTGCTGCTGGACCGGATGGAGGCCAAGGGCGCCGCCTTCCACGCCCGCGTGCGCCGCGGCTACCTGGCCCAGGTCGAGGGCGACATGGCCGCCCACGGCGGCCCGGGCAAGGACCGCTACGCCCGCATCGACGCCACGCGGCCGCCCGAGGCGGTCTTCGCCGACGTGCTGGACACGCTGGCCGCCCGCTTTGGCTGA
- a CDS encoding LuxR C-terminal-related transcriptional regulator has product MAANTPGNTPGQPPNQPGHQAPRQAARPLARPPEGPRGEPAHPAHHAPQAPKPAGAPGSLPAPLADGPGQLGPAAVAALIELLGDEPALGLALVDGDGRTIASNRRFVRLTVPRGAAEGATASQHDPAHAHPRAASAGRRGVWARVGPDAVHTARTSGKPAVLRFIHEGAQVQCDVWPLASQDPLVVEGPAYLVVAVQGRFDPGGSDSVATGRAGAQCEPKPGASPPASDAEERFTTLAPMLAELGELEALTARELEVLALIGQGMATRDIAETLGRSPRTVERHCDAIHKKLGTNNRVQMARYAMRAGLTAEAGKLKRV; this is encoded by the coding sequence ATGGCTGCCAACACGCCCGGCAATACGCCCGGCCAGCCGCCCAACCAGCCGGGCCACCAAGCACCCCGGCAGGCGGCACGTCCGCTCGCCCGGCCGCCCGAGGGGCCCCGCGGCGAACCTGCCCATCCGGCCCATCACGCCCCGCAGGCCCCCAAGCCCGCCGGTGCGCCCGGCTCGCTCCCGGCGCCGCTGGCCGATGGCCCCGGGCAGTTGGGGCCAGCCGCCGTCGCCGCGCTCATCGAGCTCTTGGGCGACGAGCCGGCCCTGGGCCTGGCTCTGGTTGACGGCGACGGGCGCACCATCGCCAGCAACCGCCGGTTCGTCCGGCTGACGGTGCCCCGGGGCGCCGCCGAGGGCGCCACCGCCAGCCAGCACGACCCGGCCCACGCCCACCCTCGCGCCGCGTCTGCCGGTCGCCGGGGCGTGTGGGCCCGCGTGGGGCCCGACGCCGTGCACACGGCGCGCACCAGCGGCAAGCCGGCGGTGCTGCGCTTCATCCACGAGGGCGCACAGGTCCAGTGCGACGTGTGGCCGCTGGCCAGCCAGGACCCATTGGTCGTCGAGGGCCCCGCGTACCTGGTGGTGGCGGTGCAGGGCCGCTTCGATCCCGGTGGCTCCGATTCGGTGGCCACCGGCCGGGCGGGCGCCCAGTGCGAGCCCAAGCCGGGCGCCAGCCCGCCGGCGTCCGACGCCGAGGAGCGCTTCACGACGCTGGCCCCGATGCTGGCCGAGCTGGGCGAGCTCGAGGCGCTGACCGCGCGCGAGCTCGAGGTCCTGGCGCTCATCGGCCAGGGCATGGCAACCAGGGACATCGCCGAGACGCTTGGCCGCTCCCCGCGCACGGTGGAGCGTCACTGCGATGCGATCCACAAGAAGCTGGGCACGAACAACCGCGTGCAGATGGCCAGGTACGCGATGCGGGCGGGGCTGACGGCCGAGGCGGGGAAGCTGAAGAGGGTGTGA